Proteins encoded within one genomic window of Thunnus albacares chromosome 13, fThuAlb1.1, whole genome shotgun sequence:
- the LOC122995633 gene encoding uncharacterized protein LOC122995633 has product MFKATLKSHVSVFLSAPVSSLLLDSECLSQREMRVSCSSEGGDSPQYSWTLDGHTLTDYQLLSGNKETNNITLKQDVSGLLVCSVRNHVSNVSKEKKISTCGFIFINCTLPDGTNISQCVISANNTLCIDPTTTPPMITNITVMAGVLSALVILSVVPVAVVCSHRKKQNNKPKGEEDVQELTDANVKIVQQQRRQMHQTAEMEAEYGQVKFSG; this is encoded by the exons atgtttaaagccacattaaaaagtcatgtgagtgtgtttctctcagctcctgtgtcCTCTCTCCTGCTGGACTCTGAGTGTTTGTCccagagagagatgagggtgTCCTGCTCCTCTGAGGGAGGGGACAGTCCACAGTACAGCTGGACTctggatggacacacactgacagactaTCAGCTCCTCTCTGGAAATAAAGAGACCAACAACATCACTCTGAAACAAGACGTCTCAGGACTACTGGTCTGCTCGGTCAGGAATCACGTCAGTAATGTCTCGAAAGAAAAGAAGATATCTACGTGTG GCTTCATATTCATCAACTGCACCTTACCCGACGGGACAAACATATCACAGTGTGTGATTTCAGCCAATAACACCCTGTGTATTGATCCAACAACAACCCCTCCCATGATCACAAACATTACAG TAATGGCTGGTGTTCTCTCAGCGCTGGTAATTCTGTCAGTGGTCCCGGTGGCAGTCGTCTGTAGTCAcaggaaaaagcaaaacaacaaacctaAAG GAGAAGAAGATGTGCAAGAACTGACCGATGCTAATGTGAAGATCGTGCAGCAGCAACGGAGACAGATGCATCAGACGGCAGAGATGGAGGCGGAGTACGGCCAAGTCAAGTTTTCAGGGTGA